GACCTGCAGCTGGTTAAAGACATGGGCCTGAAGGTATTGCGCTACGGCCTACCCTACTACAGCATGCACAAAGGGCCGGGGCGCTACGACTGGGAGTTTGCCGACTTGGTCATGAATGAGATGCAGCGCTTGGGAATCACGCCCATCCTGGATCTGCTGCACTTTGGTGTGCCCGACTGGTTGGGCAACTTCCAGAACCCGGAGCTACCCGTACATTTTGCCGCTTTTGCCGGGGCCGTAGCCAAACGCTACCCGTGGGTGCGCTACTATACGCCCATCAACGAAATATACGTGACGGCCCGCATGAGCGCCAAGGACGGAGCCTGGAATGAGCAACTGCGCACCGATAAAGGATTCGTAACAGCTATGAAGCACTTGGTAGCCGCCAGCATTATGGCCACCCAGCAAATAGCCCTGCAGCGCCCCGACTGCATCATTGTGCAAAGCGAATCGGCTGAGTATATCCACGAGCTAAAAGCAAGCCCTTGCTCCCAGATTAAGCTCGATAACAAGCTGCGCTTCCTGGCCCTGGACCTTCTGTATGCCCATCACCCCGACGCCGATGTGCTCACGTATCTGCTCGATAATGGCCTGACCCGCAAGGAGTACGACTGGTTTATGGCCGGTGAGCCACCCGGCTACCAGATTATGGGCAACGACTACTACGGCCGCAACGAGAAGATTATTCTGCCCAGCGGTGAAATCTGCACTAGCGTGGATGTGCTAGGCTGGTACAACATTACGCTGGAATACTACAGCCGCTACCGCAAGCCCGTAATGCACACCGAAACCAACGTTTTTGAGGCTAAAGATGCTCCTACCTGGCTTTGGAAACAGTGGGTCAATATTCTCAGAATGCGGGCGGAGGGTGTGCCCGTGCTGGGCTTCACCTGGTATTCCCTCATCGACCAAGTAGACTGGGATATTGGCCTGACGCGCAAAGTCGGGACCGTCAACGCCTGCGGCCTTTACGACCTCGACCGCAACCCGCGCCCCGTGGCCGAGGCCTACATGCAGCTACTCCAGGAGTACGGCCAGATTACGATTGTGCCTCATGGTGAAATGTTTGTGATAACGCCGAAGCCCGCCACGCTAAAAGTGGAGATATAGCAGCCGAAGGCCAAGTGGAAAGCAACGGTACAATTAAGAATGGCATCTTTTATATAAATGCTTAGCTTTTCTTAATATCGTAAAACCAAAATTCTTCCACTTCCCAGCCTCCACTAGCTATGCTCTCAACACAACGATTTATTCCCACTCTACTATTGGGTTTGGGGGGCTTTTTTGCCCTGAATTCCTGTAGTCAGAAAACCACGTCGGGGGTGGCCGGCGACACAAATGCCCCCCAAGCTTCCCAGACCACGGAGGTAGCCAAAGTAGCTACCTACCAGGTGCCCGTGGAGTACTACACGCTCAACAATGGCCTGAAGGTGGTGCTTTCACCCGACAAAACGGCCCCTGTGGCAACCATTGCGGCGTATTATAACATCGGTTTCCGCATTGAGCCTCGCAACCGCACGGGCTTCGCGCACTTATTTGAGCACATGATGTTTCAGGGCTCCAAAAACCTGGGCAAAATGGAGTTCATTCAGGTGGTGCAGAAAAACGGCGGCATCCTGAACGGCTCCACCCGCTTCGACTTCACCAACTACTTCGAAATCGTGCCTGCGCACAAGCTCGAAACCATGCTCTGGGCCGAAGCCGACCGCATGCGCGGCCTCAACATCACCCAGGAAAACCTGACCAACCAGCAGGGTGTGGTGAAAAACGAGGTGAAGGTAAACGTGCTCAATCAGCCCTACGGCGGCTTTCCGTGGCTGGATATGCCCCAGTACGCCAACAAGAACTGGCACAACGCCCACAACTTCTACGGCGACCTAAAAGACCTCGACGCGGCTAACCTGGAGGACGTTCAATCCTTCTTCAAGACTTTTTATGCGCCCAACAATGCGGCGCTGGTTGTAGTCGGCGACTTCAACCCCGCCGAGGCAAAAACGTGGATTAAGAAGTATTTCGAGAACATTCCGAAGTCAACATTGCCCCCCAAAGTAGACCTGACGGAGCCCCGCCAGGAAAAGGAGCAACGCTTCAGCAAAGACGACAAGCTGGCCACCAAGCCCGCCCTGGCCTTCGCCTACCACATGCCCGACAAAAACACGCCGGAGTATTATGCCATGGGCCTGCTCGACCAGATTCTATTGCAGGGCAACGACAGCCGCTTGTACCATGCCTTGGTGCAGGAGCGTGGCTACACCGGCTCGGTGAGCGGCGGCATCAACTCGAGCCTGGGCAACATGTTCAACTACAACGGCCCCATGCTCTGGGATGGCAGCCTGGTGTATGACAAAACCGTTTCGGCCGATTCTGTGGTAGCCGTGCTGGACCGCGAAATTCAGAAGCTTGATAAGGAAGGCGTAAGCCAGGAGATGCTGGATTTGGCTATTGTGAAAATGCGCTCCGACTTATACGACCAGGTAAGTCAGCTATACGGCTTCGGCAAGGCCGATTTGCTGGCCAGTTTCGCTTTATTCGAGAATGACCCGAAGCGGATAAATCAATTGGAAAGCGAGTTTCGGAAAGTGACGCCGGAGCTGATGCAGAAAACGCTGCGCGAATATCTGCGGCCCACAAACCGGACGATTCTAACGATTAATCCATTGGCGAAAAGCTAGTGCATCACTCGGCTTACAGTTGGTAACTCCTCCAAAGACATACCTCATGAAAAATATACTTATTGGCCTGCTGAGCGTCGCCTGTGTCCTTAGCACCCCGGCTTTAGCCCAAAAAGAAACGCCGCCCGCCGGCGGCGCCCCCCGCGACTTCACTTTGCCCCCCAAGACGGAATTTACGCTGGATAATGGCCTGCAAGCCACGCTGGTACCTTACGGTGACATTCCGAAAGTAACGGTGAGTATGATCGTACAAGTTGGCAACGTGCACGAGGCCGCCAACGAGAACGGCCTGGCCGACATCGTAGGGCGCCTCATGCGGGAAGGTACCACCACGCTCTCCGCTAAGCAGATATCAGAAAAAGCGGCCCGTATGGGTGGCTCACTCAGTGTATCGGTAGGCCCCAATCAGACCTTTATTACTGGCTCGGTACTGTCAGAATACGGTCCGGAACTGGTAAAGCTGATGGCTGACTTGGTGCAAAACCCGGCTTTCCCACCTTCCGAGATTGAGCGCATCAAAAATGACTTTAAGCGCGAAAATAATCTTTCCCGCTCCCAGCCGGGCACTCAGGCCCGCACCAAGTTCTCGATGGCTCTGTACAAAGGGCACCCCTACGGCCGCGATATTCCCACCGACGCCGAAGTAAACGCCTATGGCCCCGAGCAGGTGCGCGACTTTTACACCAAGCAGTTTGGTGCCCAGCGCACGGCAGTATACGCCGCCGGCAAGTTCGATGAAAAGGCTATGCGCGAGGCGGTTACATCGTCTCTAAACAACTGGACCAAAGGCCCCGCTCCGCGCATCGAGATTGCCAAGCCAGTCACCAAAACCGATCTGATGGTGCAGAACCGCCCCGGCGCGCCCCAGTCTACGCTGGTGATCGGCCTACCTGTCGTCGATCCGACCCATCCCGATTTCACGCGCTTACGTGTGATGAATTCCTTGCTGGGGGCTCTTTTGGCTCGCGCATCACTAGTAATATTCGCGAGAATAAAGGCTATACTTATTCTCCTTCCAGCAACGTGAATGCCCGCTACCGCGTGGGGGAGTGGGCCGAGGTAGCCGACGTAACCACCGAACACACCGGCAATTCGCTCAAGGAAATTGTGTATGAAGTGGAGCGTCTGCAAAAAGAGGCTCCCACAGCCGAAGAGTTGGAAGGCATCAAAAACTACGAAGCGGGCCTGTTTGTGCTCCGTAACTCCACACCCGCCGGCATCATCAGTCAGCTCAGCTTCCTCGATCTGCACGGCCTCCCCGACAGCTACCTCACCAATCAGGTGAAAGATATTCACGCCATTACGCCTAAGGAAGTGCAGGATGCGGCCAAGAAATACGTACGTCCCGATGAAATGACAATCGTCGTTGTGGGAGACAAAAAGGTGATTGACCCGCAGCTAAAGAAGTTTCAGGCCGAGCGGAAGAAAGCGCTTTAGCCCTCTCTTCAACCTAAGTTTATGGAAAAGGTCCGGCTTCTAAACCGGACCTTTTTTGTGTACAAAAAAGCCCCCCAAGCGTGTAATGCTCATCCGTGAATGAGTTAAAAAATCCAGGTAAACTTTTTTCGTCGTCTTGCTGTATCTTTGTCCAGCTACTTATCCAGAAAGACCGAGGGACTGGGCCCTACGACGTCTTGGCAACCTGAGTAAAACAAGGTGCCAACTCCCATTTTGTCCCCCACGGGCAAAAGAAGATAAGTGCGGAGCCCGCGTTGCGAGGTTCTCTTTCTGGATAAGCAGCGCTAAAAACGCCTTTTTCCAAAGGAGATCTTATGAAAACGACTCGCCCCGCCTCTCCCCTTTACGACATTCTCCAACAGCGCATTCTGGTGCTCGATGGCGCCATGGGCACCATGATTCAGCGTCACCCACTGACGGAAGAGGATTTTCGGGGAACGCGCTTCGCCGACCACCCCAAGCCCCTGCGCGGCAACAACGACTTACTCAGCCTCACCCGCCCTGATATCATCAGCGGCATTCACGCTGAGTATTTCGCCGCCGGCGCCGACATGGTGGAAACCAACACCTTCAGCGGCACCACCATTGCCCAGGCCGACTATGGCTTGGAACACTTGGCATATGAGCTGAACTACGAGTCGGCGCGAATTGCGAAAGAAGTGGCTGATGAGTTTACCGCCCGCGAGCCGCACAAACCGCGTTTCGTAGCAGGTGCCATCGGCCCCACCAACCGGACCGCTTCGCTCTCGCCCGACGTAAACCGCCCCGGCTTTCGCGCCGTGACCTTTGACGAGCTGGCTACCGCTTATCTGGAGCAGGTGCGTGGCCTGGTGGAAGGCGGTTCGGATACACTATTGATAGAAACCATCTTCGACACGCTCAATGCGAAAGCGGCGCTGTATGCCGTGCAGAAGTTCTTTGATGAAGGCGGCAAAGTGGTACCGGTCATGATTTCGGGCACTATCACTGATGCGTCGGGTCGCACGCTTTCGGGGCAGACGGTAGAGGCGTTCTGGAACTCTATCAGTCATTTGCCGCTGCTAAGCGTGGGCTTGAACTGCGCCCTCGGTGCGGACCAGCTACACGTGTATGTAAAGGAGCTGAGTCGCATTGCCGATGTGCACGTTTCGGCCTATCCGAATGCCGGCTTGCCCAACGCTTTTGGAGGCTACGACGAGTCGGCGCAGGAATTCGCGGCAGTCGTTGAAAACTACCTCAAAGAAGGCATTGTAACGGTGGCCGGTGGGTGTTGTGGCACCACGCCTCAGCACATTGCCGAGTTGGCGAAGCTGGCCGAGAAATACCAGCCACGCCAACTGCCTGAAGTGCCCAAAGCCACCCGTTTGGCTGGTTTGGAGCCGTTTGGCATTACTCCCGACAGCCTGTTTGTAAACGTGGGTGAGCGGTGCAACGTGACCGGCTCCCGCGCTTTCGCCCGCCTCATCCGCACGGGTGCTTACGAGCAGGCCCTGCAAGTAGCCCGCGACCAAGTGGAAGGCGGTGCCCAGGTGCTCGACGTGAATATGGACGAAGGCATGCTCGACTCGGAGCAGGCCATGACCACTTTCCTCAACCTGATTGCCTCCGAGCCCGACATTTCGCGGGTGCCGGTGATGATTGACTCCTCAAAGTGGAGCGTGCTGGAAGCCGGACTGAAGTGCGTGCAGGGCAAGAGCATCGTCAATTCCATTTCGCTGAAAGAAAGCGAGGAAGTATTTAAGGAGCGCGCTCACACCGTGCGCCAGTACGGCGCAGCAATGGTGGTGATGGCCTTCGATGAAAACGGCCAGGCTGACTCTTTTGAGAAGCGCATCGAGATATGTAAGCGCAGCTACGACATTCTGGTAAACGAAGTAGGCTTTCCCGCCGAGGACATCATCTTTGACCCTAACATCCTGACCGTGGGCACCGGCATGGAGGAGCACCGCAACTATGCCTTGGACTTCATTGAGGCCGTGCGTTGGATCAAAGCCAATCTGCCCGGCGCTCTTACCAGCGGTGGTGTTAGTAACATAAGCTTCTCTTACCGCGGCAACGACGTGGTGCGTGAAGCCATGCACACCTCTTTCCTCTACCACGCCATACGCGCTGGGCTGGACATGGGTATTGTAAACCCCAGCCAGCTGGGCGTGTATGATGAGATTCCGAAAGATTTATTGGAGCTAGTAGAGGACGTATTGCTCAACCGCCGCCCCGACGCCACCGAGCGCCTCGTAGACTTTGCCGAAACGGTGAAGCAGAAGGACAAGGTGGAAGTGGTAGCCGACGCTTGGCGCAGTCTGCCCGTGGCCGAGCGCCTGCAACACGCGCTAGTTCGCGGCATCACCGAGTTTATTGATGAAGACACGGAAGAAGTGCGCCAGCAAGTAGGCCGGCCGCTGGAAGTAATCGAAGGTCCGCTGATGGCCGGCATGAACGTAGTCGGTGACCTGTTTGGCGCCGGCAAAATGTTCTTGCCGCAAGTAGTAAAGTCGGCCCGGGTGATGAAAAAAGCAGTGGCGTATCTGGAGCCTTTCCTGCTGGCCGATAAGCAAGGCTCGGAGCGGCAAACTGCTGGCAAGATTCTGCTGGCTACCGTGAAAGGCGACGTGCATGACATCGGCAAAAACATTGTGGGTGTGGTGCTTGCCTGCAACAACTTCGACATTGTGGACCTCGGCGTAATGGTGCCGCTGGAGCGTATTCTGGATGAAGCGGAGAAGCAAAACGTAGACGTAATTGGCCTAAGCGGCTTGATTACGCCCAGCCTCGATGAGATGGTGTACGTGGCGCAAGAAATGGAAAAGCGTGGCTTAAAGACGCCGCTGCTTATTGGTGGTGCTACTACTTCCCGTCTACATGCGGCCGTAAAGGTGGCGCCCAACTACTCCGGGCCGATGGTGCACGTGCACGACGCTTCGCGCTCGGTGGGCGTGGCCGCTAGTCTGCTCGGTTCCAGTGCTGAGACCTATGCCAAGACCGTTAGCGACGAGTACGCGGCTCTCCGCGCCGACTATGCTACCCGCCAGCGGGAGAAGAACTACTTGACTATTGAAGCGGCACGCGAAAATCAGTTTAAGGCTGATTGGGAGACTACTCCGATTACGAAGCCAACCTTTCTGGGCACGAAAGTGCTTGACAACTATCCGTTGGCTGAGTTGGCCGAGTACATCGACTGGACACCTTTCTTCCATACTTGGGAACTGAAAGGACGCTATCCGCGCATTCTGGAGGACGAAAACCTTGGCGAAGCGGCTACCAAGCTATTTGCCGATGCCCAGGCAATGCTCCAGAAAGTTATCAGCGAAAACCTGCTCACTGCCCGCGCGGTGGTTGGTTTCTGGCCCGCAAATACCGTTGGTTACGACACCATTGAGGTCTATGCAGATGACACGCGCGAGCAGGTAATGACCGAGTTTTTCACTTTGCGTCAGCAGGGCGAAAAAGGCCCCCGCATTCCGAACCTTGCCTTCTCCGACTTTTTGGCCCCCAAAGATTCAGGCCGCCAAGACTACATTGGTGGTTTCGCCGTGACTGCAGGCTTGGGTATTGAAAAGCTTATCGAAAAGTTTGAGGCCGACCATGACGACTATTCCAGCATCATGATTAAGGCGCTGGCTGACCGCTTGGCCGAGGCTTTTGCTGAGCGTCTGCACCAGCGCGTGCGGGAAGAATTCTGGGGCTATTCGGCTGATGAGAAGCTGACGAAGGAAGAGCTGATTCAGGAGAAGTACCGCGGCGTGCGGCCCGCGCCCGGCTACCCTGGCTGCCCTGACCACACGGAGAAAATCACGCTGTTTCAACTGCTTGATGCCGACCAGCAAACGGGTATCATCCTCACCGAAAACCTGGCGATGTACCCGGCCTCATCGGTAAGCGGCCTCTACTACGCGCATCCCGATTCGCGCT
The window above is part of the Hymenobacter radiodurans genome. Proteins encoded here:
- the metH gene encoding methionine synthase; translated protein: MKTTRPASPLYDILQQRILVLDGAMGTMIQRHPLTEEDFRGTRFADHPKPLRGNNDLLSLTRPDIISGIHAEYFAAGADMVETNTFSGTTIAQADYGLEHLAYELNYESARIAKEVADEFTAREPHKPRFVAGAIGPTNRTASLSPDVNRPGFRAVTFDELATAYLEQVRGLVEGGSDTLLIETIFDTLNAKAALYAVQKFFDEGGKVVPVMISGTITDASGRTLSGQTVEAFWNSISHLPLLSVGLNCALGADQLHVYVKELSRIADVHVSAYPNAGLPNAFGGYDESAQEFAAVVENYLKEGIVTVAGGCCGTTPQHIAELAKLAEKYQPRQLPEVPKATRLAGLEPFGITPDSLFVNVGERCNVTGSRAFARLIRTGAYEQALQVARDQVEGGAQVLDVNMDEGMLDSEQAMTTFLNLIASEPDISRVPVMIDSSKWSVLEAGLKCVQGKSIVNSISLKESEEVFKERAHTVRQYGAAMVVMAFDENGQADSFEKRIEICKRSYDILVNEVGFPAEDIIFDPNILTVGTGMEEHRNYALDFIEAVRWIKANLPGALTSGGVSNISFSYRGNDVVREAMHTSFLYHAIRAGLDMGIVNPSQLGVYDEIPKDLLELVEDVLLNRRPDATERLVDFAETVKQKDKVEVVADAWRSLPVAERLQHALVRGITEFIDEDTEEVRQQVGRPLEVIEGPLMAGMNVVGDLFGAGKMFLPQVVKSARVMKKAVAYLEPFLLADKQGSERQTAGKILLATVKGDVHDIGKNIVGVVLACNNFDIVDLGVMVPLERILDEAEKQNVDVIGLSGLITPSLDEMVYVAQEMEKRGLKTPLLIGGATTSRLHAAVKVAPNYSGPMVHVHDASRSVGVAASLLGSSAETYAKTVSDEYAALRADYATRQREKNYLTIEAARENQFKADWETTPITKPTFLGTKVLDNYPLAELAEYIDWTPFFHTWELKGRYPRILEDENLGEAATKLFADAQAMLQKVISENLLTARAVVGFWPANTVGYDTIEVYADDTREQVMTEFFTLRQQGEKGPRIPNLAFSDFLAPKDSGRQDYIGGFAVTAGLGIEKLIEKFEADHDDYSSIMIKALADRLAEAFAERLHQRVREEFWGYSADEKLTKEELIQEKYRGVRPAPGYPGCPDHTEKITLFQLLDADQQTGIILTENLAMYPASSVSGLYYAHPDSRYFGLGKIARDQVEDIAQRKNMPIAELERWLSPNLNYNPTSVPVTAL
- a CDS encoding family 1 glycosylhydrolase, yielding MAKGFLTHIIDKFGNGSYEGDQYGGAGGHDGSGLPTGTPGNFMFATGIECSYPTIENGRTRRDLLAECGHYEHWQKDLQLVKDMGLKVLRYGLPYYSMHKGPGRYDWEFADLVMNEMQRLGITPILDLLHFGVPDWLGNFQNPELPVHFAAFAGAVAKRYPWVRYYTPINEIYVTARMSAKDGAWNEQLRTDKGFVTAMKHLVAASIMATQQIALQRPDCIIVQSESAEYIHELKASPCSQIKLDNKLRFLALDLLYAHHPDADVLTYLLDNGLTRKEYDWFMAGEPPGYQIMGNDYYGRNEKIILPSGEICTSVDVLGWYNITLEYYSRYRKPVMHTETNVFEAKDAPTWLWKQWVNILRMRAEGVPVLGFTWYSLIDQVDWDIGLTRKVGTVNACGLYDLDRNPRPVAEAYMQLLQEYGQITIVPHGEMFVITPKPATLKVEI
- a CDS encoding M16 family metallopeptidase, producing MLSTQRFIPTLLLGLGGFFALNSCSQKTTSGVAGDTNAPQASQTTEVAKVATYQVPVEYYTLNNGLKVVLSPDKTAPVATIAAYYNIGFRIEPRNRTGFAHLFEHMMFQGSKNLGKMEFIQVVQKNGGILNGSTRFDFTNYFEIVPAHKLETMLWAEADRMRGLNITQENLTNQQGVVKNEVKVNVLNQPYGGFPWLDMPQYANKNWHNAHNFYGDLKDLDAANLEDVQSFFKTFYAPNNAALVVVGDFNPAEAKTWIKKYFENIPKSTLPPKVDLTEPRQEKEQRFSKDDKLATKPALAFAYHMPDKNTPEYYAMGLLDQILLQGNDSRLYHALVQERGYTGSVSGGINSSLGNMFNYNGPMLWDGSLVYDKTVSADSVVAVLDREIQKLDKEGVSQEMLDLAIVKMRSDLYDQVSQLYGFGKADLLASFALFENDPKRINQLESEFRKVTPELMQKTLREYLRPTNRTILTINPLAKS